Proteins encoded together in one Mycobacterium simiae window:
- a CDS encoding beta-ketoacyl [acyl carrier protein] synthase domain-containing protein: protein MSDNDFDQRIGTIARDPVVIVGMAVEAPGGIDTADGYWDLLAHGREALGPFPTDRGWPVAELLAGSRRSGFKQIHDRGGFLCGAATFDPEFFGISPREAVAMDPQQRVTLRVSWRALENSGINPDDLAGHDVGCYVGASMTGYGPQMAEFSRHSGHLLAGTALSVISGRVAYTLGLTGPALTLDSSCASALVAFHVAVRALQDGDCDLALAGGVNVLGSPGFFVEFSKQHALSDDGYCRPYSAQASGTVWAEGAAMFVLQRKSDAERDGRQVLAEVRASAVNQDGRSAGLSAPSGDAQVRLFRRAIDQAGIKPDEVGMIEGHGTGTRLGDRTELRSLAATYGDIEEGTGALLGSVKSNVGHSLAAAGALGLAKVLVSAEHGAIPPTLHATEPSPEIDWDRQGLRLARTLTPWPAIAGERTAAVSAFGIAGTNAHLIVSAPEVA from the coding sequence ATGTCTGACAACGACTTTGACCAGCGCATCGGGACGATAGCGCGGGACCCGGTGGTGATCGTCGGGATGGCTGTCGAAGCGCCCGGCGGCATTGACACCGCCGACGGCTACTGGGACCTGCTGGCACACGGCCGCGAGGCGTTGGGACCGTTCCCGACCGACCGCGGCTGGCCGGTAGCAGAGTTGCTGGCCGGATCACGGCGAAGCGGATTCAAGCAAATCCACGACCGGGGTGGATTCCTATGCGGCGCAGCCACGTTCGATCCGGAATTCTTCGGTATCTCGCCGCGGGAGGCCGTCGCGATGGACCCCCAGCAACGGGTAACGCTGCGGGTGTCGTGGCGTGCGCTGGAAAACAGCGGCATTAACCCCGACGACCTCGCCGGCCACGATGTGGGCTGCTACGTCGGCGCGTCGATGACGGGGTACGGCCCCCAGATGGCCGAATTCTCCCGGCACAGCGGGCATCTGCTCGCCGGGACCGCCCTGAGCGTTATCTCGGGTCGGGTCGCGTACACGCTGGGGCTGACCGGACCAGCGCTCACCCTCGACTCCTCCTGCGCCTCCGCGCTCGTCGCCTTCCACGTGGCGGTGCGTGCCCTGCAAGACGGCGATTGCGACCTGGCGCTGGCCGGCGGGGTCAACGTGTTGGGTTCGCCGGGCTTCTTCGTCGAGTTCTCCAAGCAACATGCGCTCTCCGACGACGGCTACTGCCGTCCCTACAGTGCACAGGCCAGCGGAACGGTATGGGCCGAGGGAGCGGCGATGTTTGTGCTGCAACGCAAATCGGACGCGGAGCGGGACGGGCGGCAAGTCCTGGCCGAAGTCCGTGCCTCCGCCGTCAACCAGGACGGCCGTAGCGCCGGGCTGTCCGCGCCCAGCGGCGACGCGCAGGTGCGGCTGTTCCGGCGAGCAATCGACCAGGCCGGCATCAAGCCCGACGAGGTGGGCATGATCGAGGGTCACGGCACCGGTACCCGCCTGGGCGATCGCACCGAATTGCGCTCCCTGGCAGCGACCTACGGCGACATCGAGGAAGGCACCGGGGCCTTGCTGGGATCGGTCAAGTCGAACGTGGGTCACTCGCTGGCCGCCGCCGGTGCCCTGGGGCTGGCCAAAGTTCTGGTGTCGGCGGAACACGGGGCCATCCCGCCCACACTGCACGCCACCGAGCCCAGTCCCGAAATCGATTGGGATCGGCAAGGTCTGCGACTCGCCCGAACGTTGACGCCGTGGCCGGCCATCGCGGGGGAGCGGACCGCGGCGGTATCGGCGTTCGGGATCGCCGGCACCAACGCCCACCTGATCGTCTCCGCGCCGGAGGTGGCATAG
- a CDS encoding (2,3-dihydroxybenzoyl)adenylate synthase yields MVSNTAQPAEGFVPFPADRAAAYRAAGYWAGRTLDTVLADAAARWPRKVAVVDAATGQGLTFAKLDELSRRAAAGLRGLGITAGERILLQLPNGPQFAVALFGLLRAGAIPVMCLPGHRAAELGHFAAVGEATGLLIADRVNGFDYRAMAAELVRDHPGLRHVIVDGDAGSFIPWARLCDSSADTPPRTPADPGSLALLLVSGGTTGLPKLIPRTHDDYVFNATASAELCGLNFDDVYLVALSAGHNFPLACPGLLGAMTVGATTVFGTDPSPEAAFAAIDRHGVTVTALVPALAKLWAQACDWEPVPPKTLRLLQVGGARLEPDDARRIRETLTPGLQQVFGMAEGLLNFTRLDDPAEVVEQTQGRPLCAADELRIVDSRGAPAAPGAEGELLVRGPYTLNGYFRAERDNRRSFDPDGFYRSGDLVRRRSDGNLVVTGRVKDVITRAGETISAQDLEEQMLSHPAIFAAAAVPLPDPYLGEKICAALVFTAEPIGLAELNAHLDRRGVASHARPDTLVVMPALPTTPIGKIDKKAIIRAVGGG; encoded by the coding sequence GTGGTTTCGAACACAGCGCAGCCTGCCGAGGGCTTCGTGCCATTTCCGGCCGACCGGGCGGCGGCCTATCGGGCGGCCGGCTACTGGGCGGGCCGAACTCTCGACACGGTCCTGGCCGACGCGGCTGCCCGCTGGCCGCGCAAGGTCGCGGTCGTCGACGCCGCCACCGGGCAGGGCCTGACCTTCGCCAAACTCGACGAGCTGTCGCGCCGAGCCGCCGCGGGATTGCGCGGCCTGGGCATCACCGCGGGCGAGCGGATTCTGCTGCAGCTGCCCAACGGCCCCCAGTTCGCGGTGGCGCTGTTCGGGCTGTTGCGGGCTGGCGCGATACCGGTGATGTGCCTGCCCGGGCACCGCGCGGCGGAATTGGGCCACTTCGCCGCGGTCGGCGAGGCGACTGGGTTGCTGATCGCCGACCGGGTCAACGGTTTCGACTATCGGGCGATGGCGGCCGAATTGGTCCGCGATCACCCCGGGTTGCGGCATGTCATTGTCGACGGTGACGCCGGGTCGTTCATCCCGTGGGCGCGGCTGTGCGACTCGTCGGCCGACACCCCACCCCGAACGCCGGCTGATCCGGGATCGCTTGCGCTGCTGCTTGTTTCGGGCGGGACGACCGGTCTGCCCAAGCTCATTCCCCGCACGCACGACGACTACGTGTTCAACGCGACCGCGAGCGCCGAACTGTGCGGGCTGAACTTTGACGACGTCTACCTGGTGGCGCTGTCCGCGGGCCACAACTTCCCACTGGCCTGTCCGGGGCTGTTGGGCGCGATGACGGTCGGCGCGACGACGGTGTTCGGTACCGATCCCAGTCCCGAGGCCGCTTTCGCCGCCATCGACCGGCACGGCGTCACGGTCACCGCGCTGGTGCCGGCGTTGGCCAAGTTGTGGGCGCAGGCCTGCGACTGGGAACCCGTCCCGCCAAAAACGTTGCGACTCTTGCAGGTTGGCGGCGCTCGGCTGGAGCCCGACGACGCCCGCCGGATCCGCGAAACGCTGACGCCCGGCTTGCAGCAGGTGTTCGGCATGGCCGAGGGGCTGCTGAACTTCACGCGCCTCGACGACCCGGCCGAGGTGGTGGAGCAGACGCAGGGCCGGCCGCTGTGCGCGGCCGACGAGCTGCGCATCGTCGACAGCCGGGGTGCTCCGGCGGCGCCCGGCGCGGAGGGTGAACTGCTGGTGCGCGGCCCCTACACGCTCAATGGTTACTTCCGGGCCGAGCGGGACAACCGGCGCAGCTTCGACCCCGACGGCTTCTACCGCAGCGGCGACCTGGTCCGTCGGCGCAGTGACGGCAATCTGGTGGTCACCGGTCGGGTCAAAGACGTCATCACCCGCGCGGGTGAGACGATCTCCGCCCAAGACCTCGAAGAGCAGATGCTGAGCCACCCGGCGATCTTCGCGGCGGCCGCCGTACCATTGCCGGACCCGTACCTGGGCGAAAAGATCTGTGCTGCACTGGTATTCACCGCCGAGCCGATCGGTCTTGCCGAATTGAACGCACATCTGGATCGGCGCGGGGTCGCATCGCATGCCCGGCCCGACACGTTGGTCGTCATGCCGGCACTGCCGACCACGCCGATCGGGAAGATCGACAAGAAGGCGATTATCCGCGCGGTCGGCGGGGGCTGA
- a CDS encoding thioesterase II family protein, with product MTFRDLISMPATFPSWVKRLPRPDGQPSAGAVVVFPHAGAAAASYRVLATALSAEADTFVVQYPQRADRLADPAHETVHDLARGLFDAAPWRSVAPLRLFGHSMGAVVAFEFACVAEEHDVAVHKLWASAGPPPCVVADMPELPTSDDGVLAEIADLGGTAPELLADEEFSELLTTAMRADYQAFNRYDPSPDIRIATDIHVLGGRADHRIGIDVLRQWERHTAGSFQLSLYDGGHFYVYDHVQTIAAQVNSDV from the coding sequence ATGACATTCCGCGACCTGATCAGCATGCCCGCGACTTTTCCGTCCTGGGTCAAGCGGCTACCGCGGCCCGACGGTCAACCGTCGGCCGGCGCCGTCGTGGTCTTCCCGCACGCCGGGGCTGCCGCCGCAAGCTATCGGGTGCTGGCCACGGCCCTGTCCGCCGAGGCCGACACCTTCGTCGTGCAATACCCGCAGCGAGCCGACCGGCTCGCCGACCCTGCCCACGAAACCGTGCACGATCTTGCCCGTGGGCTTTTCGACGCCGCGCCGTGGCGCAGCGTCGCACCGCTGCGATTGTTCGGGCACAGCATGGGTGCCGTGGTGGCGTTTGAGTTCGCTTGTGTCGCCGAAGAACACGACGTCGCTGTGCACAAACTATGGGCGTCGGCGGGTCCGCCGCCGTGTGTCGTCGCCGACATGCCCGAGCTGCCCACCAGCGATGACGGTGTGCTCGCCGAGATCGCCGATCTGGGTGGCACCGCCCCCGAACTCCTTGCCGACGAAGAGTTTTCCGAACTGCTCACCACCGCCATGCGGGCCGACTACCAAGCGTTCAATCGCTACGATCCCAGCCCCGACATCCGCATCGCTACGGATATCCATGTCCTCGGCGGCCGCGCTGATCACCGCATCGGGATCGATGTTCTACGTCAGTGGGAACGCCACACTGCCGGATCCTTCCAGCTCTCGCTGTACGACGGCGGCCATTTCTACGTCTACGACCACGTCCAGACGATCGCCGCGCAGGTCAATTCCGATGTCTGA
- the mbtD gene encoding mycobactin polyketide synthase MbtD, translating to MVLEHPLPDGRVPVLLSAHDKELVRQDAAAVLDYLDRNALGTPDAALAIGSTLLRLRRVRRHRAVLRAADRAELVAGLTALARAEEHPLISWSARASAPRIAFVVAGQGNQWQAMGADAYRQLATYRATADECGQAFLDAGLSSPLPYLVGELDRNWSRTEIQGAQFTHAVSLAAVWHSWGIRPEVTLGHSLGEVAAAYLAATITLADAVALIGARAGVVDRLTGRYAMAVLGVGVDEAESVLADAPGWLEVSAVNGPSSTVVSGDADSVAAAAQLAQRRGIFAHQLTVDYPGHTSALRQLRTALIELIPDSAFRPSGVRFVGSTFGNEVASDTKFSEYWYENLCGTVRFDRAVRYARTAGIDTFVELSAHPSLLYPLADMLGEEAAVIVGSGHRDKSIADSLSASLAAVATADPGTSWAHALPGRPLPPLRRFPNAPMRAVHLWATAEPLTDTAGPPALTVAVETWQPPPTVGAGAPADTTGCGIGFFGEASAAPLTQQLIDAVARHGGGRAVPLREAEIAVVIAPELDQLDAGAAIEQIGGRPDAGLPDYAAVIGPRCRAVWLLTAGAERVDSPAADVAPAQAALAAMHRSVGFEFPDQAFAHLDLPGRDLDAATALAVIDALLGDAGEVALRGAESPRRYVRTFRECREAAARRPLDAAALDHVVITGGSGAIGLQYARYCIEQGARIVTLLSRNGVEPDALARLADNHDALIQAPLCDITDRADLSAVAADYAGSGASLLIHTAGIARAVARTDLTGTDVAAVCAAKVRGLALLAEVWPARPDCRILACSSVFGVWGGDNHAAYAASNRMLDVLASQLRARGRDCMAIRWGLWQAAGVVAANEIARTERSGLIAMDPELAIAASLYRYADDPLIFEADFDRLAVFFESQGMAMPFGGVDDNEQSQTVDGAAAKPLADVVCGELAATLHLGEPSAIDPGASLIDLGVDSLLALDLRKRLRRRVGSSVPVARMLGGITVHELIEALGADAIGAPLDARDARKVGLSA from the coding sequence ATAGTGCTCGAGCATCCCTTGCCCGACGGACGTGTCCCGGTGCTGCTGTCCGCGCACGACAAGGAGCTCGTCCGCCAAGACGCCGCCGCCGTCCTCGACTACCTGGACCGCAACGCGCTCGGCACGCCGGACGCGGCGCTCGCGATCGGTTCGACTCTGTTGCGACTGCGTCGGGTCAGGCGGCACCGGGCGGTGCTCCGGGCCGCCGACCGCGCCGAGCTCGTCGCGGGCCTGACCGCGCTGGCGCGTGCCGAGGAGCACCCGCTGATCAGCTGGTCGGCGCGCGCCAGCGCGCCTCGGATCGCCTTCGTGGTCGCCGGGCAGGGCAATCAATGGCAGGCGATGGGCGCCGACGCCTACCGCCAACTCGCCACGTATCGAGCGACCGCTGACGAGTGCGGGCAGGCGTTCCTGGACGCCGGGTTGTCCTCGCCGCTGCCGTATCTGGTGGGGGAGCTGGACCGGAACTGGTCGCGCACCGAGATCCAGGGCGCGCAGTTCACCCACGCGGTCAGCCTGGCCGCGGTCTGGCACTCCTGGGGAATCCGTCCGGAAGTCACCCTCGGGCACAGCCTCGGCGAGGTGGCGGCGGCCTACCTGGCGGCGACCATCACGCTGGCGGACGCCGTCGCCCTGATCGGTGCGCGGGCCGGCGTCGTCGACCGGCTGACGGGGCGGTACGCGATGGCGGTGCTGGGTGTCGGCGTCGACGAGGCGGAGTCCGTGCTGGCCGATGCTCCGGGCTGGCTGGAAGTCTCCGCGGTCAACGGCCCCTCGTCGACGGTGGTGTCCGGCGACGCCGACTCGGTGGCCGCGGCGGCGCAGTTGGCCCAACGCCGGGGCATCTTCGCTCATCAACTGACCGTCGATTACCCGGGCCACACCAGTGCACTGCGCCAACTGCGCACTGCTCTGATCGAATTGATCCCCGACTCGGCGTTTCGGCCCTCGGGCGTCCGGTTCGTCGGTTCCACGTTCGGCAACGAGGTGGCCAGTGACACGAAATTTTCCGAATACTGGTATGAAAACCTCTGCGGCACCGTCCGATTCGATCGAGCCGTGCGCTACGCACGCACCGCCGGAATCGACACGTTCGTCGAGCTGTCGGCACATCCATCGCTGCTGTACCCGCTCGCCGACATGCTCGGCGAGGAAGCGGCGGTCATCGTCGGATCCGGGCACCGTGATAAATCGATCGCCGACTCGCTTTCGGCGAGCCTGGCCGCCGTCGCAACCGCGGACCCCGGCACCTCGTGGGCGCACGCCCTGCCCGGCCGTCCGTTGCCGCCGCTGCGCCGGTTCCCCAACGCCCCGATGCGCGCGGTGCATCTCTGGGCGACAGCCGAACCACTGACCGACACGGCAGGGCCGCCCGCCCTCACCGTCGCCGTCGAAACCTGGCAGCCGCCGCCGACGGTGGGGGCAGGGGCCCCGGCCGACACAACCGGTTGCGGCATCGGATTTTTCGGCGAGGCATCGGCGGCGCCGTTGACCCAGCAGCTGATCGACGCCGTCGCCCGGCACGGCGGCGGCCGGGCGGTGCCGCTGCGCGAGGCGGAGATCGCCGTGGTGATCGCGCCCGAACTCGACCAGCTGGACGCCGGCGCGGCCATCGAACAGATCGGCGGGCGGCCCGACGCGGGGCTGCCTGACTACGCCGCGGTCATCGGCCCGCGTTGCCGGGCGGTGTGGTTGCTCACCGCCGGCGCCGAACGGGTCGATTCCCCGGCGGCGGACGTCGCGCCGGCGCAGGCGGCGCTGGCCGCCATGCATCGTAGCGTCGGTTTCGAATTCCCGGACCAGGCCTTCGCCCACCTGGATCTGCCCGGCCGCGATCTCGACGCCGCCACCGCACTGGCGGTCATCGACGCGCTGCTCGGCGACGCCGGCGAAGTCGCGCTACGCGGGGCCGAGTCGCCCCGCCGTTATGTGCGGACGTTCCGGGAGTGCCGCGAAGCGGCGGCCCGGCGGCCGTTGGACGCCGCCGCGCTGGACCACGTGGTGATCACCGGCGGCAGCGGCGCCATCGGGTTGCAGTACGCGCGATACTGCATCGAGCAGGGCGCCCGGATCGTAACCTTGTTGAGTCGCAACGGTGTTGAGCCGGACGCGCTGGCGCGGCTCGCCGACAACCACGACGCGCTGATCCAGGCTCCATTGTGCGACATCACCGATCGCGCCGACCTGTCCGCCGTCGCCGCCGACTACGCCGGCTCCGGTGCGTCCTTGTTGATTCACACCGCCGGTATCGCCAGGGCCGTCGCCCGCACGGACCTCACCGGCACGGACGTGGCAGCGGTGTGCGCGGCGAAGGTGCGTGGGCTGGCGCTACTGGCCGAGGTCTGGCCGGCCCGGCCCGACTGCCGCATCCTGGCCTGTTCGTCCGTGTTCGGCGTGTGGGGCGGCGACAACCACGCCGCGTACGCGGCATCCAACCGGATGCTCGACGTGCTGGCGAGCCAACTGCGGGCCCGAGGCCGGGATTGCATGGCGATTCGCTGGGGTCTGTGGCAAGCGGCCGGGGTGGTGGCGGCCAACGAAATCGCTCGCACCGAGCGCTCCGGCCTGATCGCGATGGACCCGGAACTGGCCATCGCCGCCAGCCTCTACCGGTACGCCGACGACCCGTTGATCTTCGAGGCTGACTTCGACCGGCTCGCGGTCTTCTTCGAAAGCCAGGGAATGGCAATGCCATTCGGCGGCGTCGACGACAACGAACAATCCCAGACCGTCGACGGCGCGGCGGCCAAGCCGCTTGCCGACGTGGTGTGCGGCGAGTTGGCCGCCACCTTGCACCTGGGTGAGCCGTCAGCGATCGACCCGGGTGCGTCCCTGATCGACCTCGGCGTGGACTCGCTACTCGCCCTCGATCTGCGTAAACGCCTGCGGCGTCGGGTCGGCAGCTCGGTTCCCGTGGCACGCATGCTCGGCGGCATCACCGTGCACGAATTGATCGAGGCGTTGGGTGCCGATGCGATTGGCGCACCACTCGATGCTCGCGATGCTAGAAAGGTTGGACTCTCAGCGTGA
- a CDS encoding non-ribosomal peptide synthetase, translating to MVRAPACSEDIRAEVAELLGVAVDAVAPADNLISQGLDSIRMMSLAGRWRRQGIDIDFASLSATPTIEAWSALVAAGSHAPADEAPAIQISAEDAAGEPFPLAPMQHAMWVGRHEDQQLGGVAGHLYVEFDGATVDPDRLRAAATRLALRHPMLRVRFLRDGTQRIAPADECGDFPVAVADLRRLDAERAVERLDAIRETKSHQQLDGAVFELALTLLPGDRSRLHVDLDMQAADAMSYRTLMSDLASLYSGRDLPELGFTYREYRQAMMRDDDRPQPTREADRQWWARRIPQLPDPPMLPTLGGRDSRRGIRRWHWLDAPTRDALFARARSRGITPAMALAGAFANVLSRWSASPRFLLNVPLFGRQAMHPDVDAVVGDFTSSLLLDVDLTDAATPAQRARVVQDAMQTAAAHAAYPGLSVLRDLSRHRGTQVLAPVVFTSALGLGELFSAEVTEQFGRPEWIISQGPQVLLDAQVTEFDGGVLVNWDVRNGVFAPGVIDAMFAHQIDELARLASGDEPWETSGPSALPAEQRAVRDAVNGRTAEPSGEALHDGFFRQAGQRPDAPAVLSSSGNLSYAQLRDRVLAVVAALRDAGIRAGDTVAVMGPKTAEQVPAVLGILAAGAAYLPIGADQPRERAQRILETGEVALALVCGGLRPVLPVPALTLADVLTEKTSAAEVRPARVDPAALAYVLFTSGSTGEPKGVEVTHDAAMNTVEFIARHFEIGPQDRCLALSTLEGDISVMDLFVTLRTGGSIVVVDEAQRRDPDAWARLIDTHQVTVLHFMPGWLEMLIEVGRGRLSSVRVIPTGGDWVRPEMVRRFAAEAPNLRFAGLGGATETPTHNTIFEVREVGALPAEWTALPFGTPLTNNACRIVSATGDDCPDWVPGEFWVSGRGIARGYRGRPDLTAERFVEHDGRRWYRTGDLARYWPDGTIEFVGRADHRVKISGYRVELGEVEAAIRRVPGVRIAVAAVLSASDESEILAAAVRAETPGDPDVSPERIRRALADVLPAHMIPRHITLVDDIPFTDGGKIDRRAVAAALAAVVRGADIDRPGYRAPSTALESALAGIIADLLARDRVGVDDDFFALGGDSVLATQAVARIRSWLDSPDVMVADIFANRTVSALGAVLLRRERDPGRLNQVAELYLEVIGMDADAVERASQRPADIEAAQERSAT from the coding sequence GTGGTGCGTGCCCCCGCGTGCTCGGAGGACATCCGTGCGGAGGTAGCCGAGCTGCTCGGCGTCGCTGTCGACGCCGTTGCGCCCGCCGACAACCTGATCAGCCAGGGTCTCGATTCGATCCGGATGATGTCGCTGGCCGGTCGCTGGCGTCGCCAAGGCATCGACATCGACTTTGCCAGCCTCTCGGCCACGCCGACCATCGAGGCCTGGTCGGCGTTGGTAGCGGCAGGCTCCCACGCCCCGGCCGACGAGGCGCCCGCCATCCAGATCTCCGCCGAAGATGCCGCCGGCGAGCCATTCCCGCTCGCCCCGATGCAACACGCCATGTGGGTGGGCCGCCACGAAGACCAACAGTTGGGCGGGGTGGCCGGGCATCTGTACGTCGAGTTCGACGGCGCCACGGTCGACCCGGATCGCCTGCGCGCCGCCGCCACCCGCTTGGCGCTGCGACACCCGATGCTGCGGGTGCGGTTCCTGCGCGACGGCACCCAGCGCATCGCCCCGGCGGACGAATGCGGAGACTTCCCGGTGGCCGTGGCGGATCTGCGGCGGCTCGACGCCGAGCGCGCCGTCGAACGGCTCGACGCCATCCGGGAGACCAAATCGCACCAGCAGCTCGACGGGGCGGTCTTCGAACTCGCGTTGACCTTGTTGCCGGGTGATCGGTCCCGGTTGCACGTCGACCTGGACATGCAAGCCGCCGACGCAATGAGTTACCGCACCCTGATGTCGGACCTCGCGTCCCTCTATAGCGGTCGCGACCTGCCTGAACTGGGTTTCACTTACCGCGAGTACCGCCAGGCGATGATGCGCGACGACGACCGTCCCCAACCGACGCGCGAGGCCGATCGGCAGTGGTGGGCACGGCGCATTCCGCAGCTGCCCGACCCACCGATGCTGCCCACGCTCGGCGGTCGGGACTCTCGCCGCGGTATCCGGCGCTGGCATTGGCTGGACGCGCCCACCCGCGACGCCTTGTTCGCCCGCGCCCGCAGTCGCGGCATCACCCCGGCGATGGCGCTAGCCGGTGCCTTCGCCAACGTCTTGTCGCGGTGGTCGGCCTCGCCGCGATTCCTGTTAAACGTGCCGTTGTTCGGACGCCAGGCTATGCACCCCGATGTGGACGCGGTGGTCGGCGACTTCACCTCGTCGCTGCTGCTCGACGTCGACCTCACCGATGCGGCAACACCGGCGCAGCGGGCGCGGGTAGTGCAGGACGCCATGCAGACCGCCGCGGCGCATGCGGCCTACCCGGGGCTGTCCGTGCTGCGCGACCTGAGCCGTCATCGCGGCACCCAGGTCCTGGCGCCGGTCGTGTTCACCAGCGCGCTGGGCCTTGGCGAACTGTTCAGTGCCGAGGTCACCGAGCAATTTGGTAGGCCGGAATGGATCATCTCGCAGGGCCCACAGGTGTTGCTCGACGCCCAGGTCACCGAGTTCGACGGTGGAGTGCTGGTGAACTGGGACGTGCGTAATGGCGTGTTCGCGCCGGGTGTCATCGACGCGATGTTCGCCCATCAGATCGACGAGCTCGCCCGGCTGGCGTCCGGTGACGAACCGTGGGAGACGTCCGGCCCGTCGGCGCTGCCGGCCGAGCAGCGCGCGGTGCGCGACGCGGTCAACGGTCGCACCGCCGAACCCAGCGGAGAAGCGTTGCACGACGGCTTCTTTCGGCAGGCCGGTCAACGACCCGACGCGCCCGCGGTGCTGTCCAGCTCCGGCAACCTCAGCTACGCGCAGCTGCGTGACCGGGTACTCGCGGTCGTCGCCGCGCTCCGCGACGCCGGGATCCGGGCCGGCGACACGGTCGCCGTGATGGGGCCGAAGACCGCCGAGCAGGTGCCCGCCGTGCTGGGCATTCTGGCCGCTGGCGCGGCGTACCTGCCGATCGGAGCCGACCAGCCGCGTGAGCGGGCGCAACGCATCCTGGAAACCGGCGAGGTGGCGCTGGCGCTGGTGTGCGGCGGCCTGCGGCCGGTCCTGCCGGTTCCGGCACTGACGCTGGCCGACGTGCTGACCGAAAAGACGTCGGCCGCCGAGGTTCGCCCGGCCCGCGTCGATCCCGCCGCGTTGGCCTACGTGCTGTTTACCTCGGGCTCAACCGGTGAACCCAAGGGCGTCGAAGTGACGCACGACGCCGCCATGAACACGGTGGAGTTCATCGCCCGGCACTTCGAGATCGGGCCGCAGGACCGGTGCCTGGCGCTGTCGACGCTGGAAGGCGACATTTCGGTGATGGACCTGTTCGTCACGCTGCGCACCGGAGGGTCGATCGTCGTCGTCGACGAGGCGCAGCGCCGCGACCCGGACGCGTGGGCCCGGCTGATCGACACCCACCAGGTCACCGTGCTGCATTTCATGCCGGGCTGGCTGGAGATGCTGATCGAGGTGGGCCGCGGCCGGTTGTCGTCGGTACGGGTGATTCCCACCGGTGGCGACTGGGTGCGCCCCGAGATGGTTCGCCGGTTTGCGGCCGAGGCGCCCAACCTGCGCTTCGCCGGGCTCGGTGGGGCCACCGAAACGCCCACGCACAACACAATTTTCGAGGTGCGCGAGGTCGGGGCGCTGCCGGCGGAGTGGACTGCGTTGCCATTCGGAACACCACTGACCAACAACGCGTGCCGCATCGTCAGCGCCACCGGCGACGACTGTCCGGACTGGGTTCCCGGTGAGTTCTGGGTATCCGGGCGCGGCATCGCACGCGGCTATCGCGGTCGACCCGATCTCACCGCGGAGCGTTTCGTCGAGCACGACGGCCGGCGGTGGTACCGCACCGGCGACTTGGCCAGGTATTGGCCGGACGGCACCATCGAGTTCGTCGGACGGGCCGACCATCGGGTCAAGATCAGCGGGTACCGGGTCGAACTCGGTGAGGTCGAGGCTGCCATCCGCCGCGTGCCGGGAGTGCGGATCGCCGTCGCGGCCGTGCTGTCCGCGTCGGATGAATCGGAGATCCTGGCCGCGGCCGTCCGGGCGGAGACCCCGGGGGATCCCGACGTAAGTCCAGAACGGATCCGCCGGGCCCTCGCCGATGTGCTTCCCGCACATATGATTCCGCGTCACATCACGCTGGTGGACGACATCCCGTTCACCGACGGCGGCAAGATCGACCGCCGTGCCGTCGCCGCCGCGCTGGCGGCCGTGGTTCGCGGGGCAGACATCGATAGGCCCGGCTACCGCGCCCCGTCGACGGCGCTGGAATCCGCACTCGCCGGCATCATCGCCGACCTGCTGGCCCGCGACCGTGTCGGCGTCGACGATGACTTCTTCGCCCTCGGCGGCGACTCGGTGTTGGCCACCCAGGCGGTGGCGCGCATTCGCTCCTGGCTGGACAGCCCCGATGTCATGGTCGCCGACATCTTCGCCAACCGAACCGTCTCGGCACTCGGCGCGGTGTTGCTGCGCCGCGAGCGCGACCCCGGCCGGCTCAACCAGGTCGCCGAGTTGTATCTGGAGGTTATCGGCATGGATGCCGACGCGGTGGAACGCGCCTCGCAACGGCCAGCTGACATCGAAGCGGCCCAGGAGCGTTCCGCAACATGA